Part of the Candidatus Dadabacteria bacterium genome is shown below.
ACGGGCTGATGGTGGCGTTTGGTCAGACGATTTGCAGACCCGTCCGGCCTTTGTGTGATGTGTGCCCGGTGAGTAGATGGTGTGCGAGGGTTGGGGTTTGAGGGGGCGTTTCTGTCTTGCTTTACCGCCCGTTTTTTGTAGAGTTTTTCATCATGGCGAGCGCGATTAGAAAAGAACTGGAGACATACAGGTGTTGCGAGTGCGGAAAGCCGAATGAGATTCCGCAGGGCGCGGATGCGTCCGGTTATGTTTGCCATGATTGCGGTTTTCATCTGGCGCGCGCAAAAAAGGGCGGTGAAACCTCGGTTGCGGTTGGAATGATAGGCGGAGCCGCTTTGGGCGCGTCAATAGCGGGTCCGCCCGGAGCCATTGTCGGCGGTATAGTGGGGGCGTTGATTGGCGTTAACGGATAAAAGCGGAGGGGGTAGCAATTTATGGAACAGATTAAGTTTGACGCAGTAGTCTGGCAGGAGGGAGATGTTTTTGTCTCCCAGTGTCTTGATGTTGATGTCGCCAGTTACGGAGACACCGTTGAAGATGCCCTTGAAAGTTTGAAAGAGGCGGTTGAGTGCCACCTTTCAGGCGTTTCTGATGTTGACGTGATACTCAAAAACCTCCCTGATTTGCCGTTTCCGCCTGAAAATTGATGTTGAAGGTTATTGCCATTTTTGTAATAGTGATCGCCCTTGCGGGAGGTTGTGCGGGGATAGGGTCCTCACAATTTCTTTCTTCTCCTACATCGGAGAGTAGTGCATCGGGCGAGGTCAAAGATACAGAAGCATCATCAGTAATAGGTGCATTATTGATAGGCTTAATCATTCTGATAGTGGTGGGTGTGGGCGTTCTTTCCCGCCCCCGCGCTAATTGGAGTGCCATTGACAAATTTATGCCCCCTCGCCCGGGTTATCATCGTCATCATATTGTTCCTGTTTATGAAGGTGGCAGTGATACGCCTGACAATCTGGTTTACCTTACACCATGGGAACACGAACAAGCCCACTGGCAACGGTGGCATAAATATCATGACTACCGAGACCTATGGGCTGCCCAAAAACTCCGCAAGAAACGAGGCGCGAGACACTAACCGCCCCCATCCCCTCTGGATTCCGTGTCAAGCACGGAATGACGGAGGAGAACCCCCGCCCCCTGACTTGTAGCCGTCTCCCCCGCCAGCTGTTTTCTTTCACATCTTTTTCGCGCTTGCCCTTGCTTTCGCCTTTCTGTAAAATTTTTAACAGCGGCAAGGGAGTTGTAATGAAATTCAATGTAACAATCGGACGGGATGAAGACGGAATATGGGTTGTTGAGTGTCCGTCAATACCCGGTTGCGTCAGTCAGGGGAAAACCAGAGGCGAGGCGCTTGAGAATGTCAAAGAAGCAATTGCGCTTTGCCTTGAAGTGCGTGCGGAAAAAGGACTTTCTCCTACCGTTGAAACGGAACAGGTAGAGGTCGCAATTTAATGTCCGTATTGCCGTCTTTGAGCGGCAAAGATGTGGTGCGGATTTTTGAAAGTTTTGGCTGGAGTGTGGTGCGCAAAAGAGGTAGCCACATCATAATGACAAAAGAAGGAGAAGTGGCCACGCTGTCCGTGCCCAATCACAAAGAGATAGCCAAAGGAACGCTGAGAAGCCTGATTCGCTCCTCACGGCTTACTATTGAGGAGTTTCTGCGGCAACAATAGAATCCCTTATCCTTGCCTTACCCCCTTTTCCCTGTAAAGTTCTCCCAATGCCCGCCGAGTCGGTTTTCTTCTACATATTCTCCACCCTCGCGCTTGTCGGGGCCGCCGCCGTTGTGCTGATTCCCAACACGGCGCTGGCCGCCGTTTTCCTTGTGCTTACGCTCGTTTCCTCGGCGGTTCTTTTCGCCATTCTTGACTCCCATTTTATGGCCATAGTGCAGGTTCTGGTTTACGCCGGGGCCATAGTGGTCTTGTTCCTGTTCACCGTTGTCTTTCTGAATGTAAAGAAAAGCGGGCTGGACTTCGGCCCCTCCCATGCGGCGAAAAAACTTACCTTTCTTGTTCCCATCGCGGCGGCGGCGGGATACTTCGGATGGAAACTCGCCCCGTTTGCGGCTCCGCCCGTGACCGGAAGCGGCCTTGACGGCGGGGCGGCGGGAGTGGCGCGGCTGCTTCTTACCGAATACGTGCTCGCGTTTGAGGTAACTTCAATCCTTATAGTCGCCGCCATAATCGGCACGGTCGCCATATCAAGAGGGCGCGGCGGTTGAGCCCGGAAGGATACATAGGGCTCGGCTTCGCGCTGTTTGCGATAGGGGCTTACGGCGTTTTCACGAGAAAAAACATCCTTGTCGTGCTGATGTCCGTTGAAATTATGCTTAACGCCGCAAACCTCTGCCTCATAACCTTCTCCCGGATTCTTGAAGACGGCGCGGGCGGCATTCTTGTTCTGGTTTCAATAACCGTTGCGGCGGCGGAAGTCGCGCTCGGCCTCGCCTTTGTGGTCGTCATCAACTCGGCGCTTAAAAGCCTCAACATAGACCTTGTAAGGAGTCTTCGCGGTTAAATGCTTTACGCGCTCCTTCTCGCCCCGCTCACGGGCGCGCTGATAAACGGGCTGCTGATCTCAACCGGCCTGCTTCGCCGCGCCGCCCGCACATCGCCCGAATTTGAAGAGAGGGCGTCCGCAATTATCGCTTCGCTCTCCGTTCTTGCCGCCGCAGTTTGCGCCGCGGTTGCCGCGCACGGCGTTTACCGGGGCGAGGCTCTTACGCTCACTCTGTTTGAGTGGTTTTCCTCCGGCTCTCTTTCAATCGCCTTCAGTTTCGTTCTTGACCGCCTTTCCGCCGTGATGGCGCTTGTCATCACGTTTGTGGGATTTCTCATTCACGTGTATTCCGCCGGATATATGAAGGGCGACCGCGCAACCCCGCGCTACTTTGCGCTCCTCGGCCTGTTTGTGTTTTTCATGCTGACGCTCGTGCTGGGTTCGGGGTTTGTCGTTATGTTCGCCGGGTGGGAGGGTGTCGGTTTTGTGTCATACCTGCTCATCGGGTTCTGGTTTAACGATGAGGAAAAGGCGCGCGCGGGAAGAAAGGCGTTCATCGTCAACAGGGTGGGGGATTTCGGTTTTCTTCTGGGGATGTTTCTCATATTCACAATGTTCGGCTCGCTTGAGTTTTCCGATGTGTTTGCGGCGGCTCCGGGCGCGAGGGAGGGAGTTTTGACCGCCGCCTGCCTGCTTCTGTTTTTCGGAGCGGCGGGCAAGTCCGCCCAGTTTCCCCTTCATGTGTGGCTTCCCGACGCCATGGCGGGCCCCACGCCGGTCAGCGCCCTGATACACGCGGCCACAATGGTAACGGCGGGCATATATATGGTGGCGCGCTGCTCGGCTCTTTTTTCCGCCGCGCCGGTTGCTCAATATGTTGTGCTTACGGTTGCGGTTTTCACCGCTCTCGGCGCGGCGTGCGCGGCGCTTTCTCAGACCGACATCAAAAAGGCGCTCGCCTACTCAACCGTCAGCCAGTTGGGATTTATGTTCATGGCGGCGGGGGCGGGGGCGGGAGCGGTTGCGGTGTTCCATCTGGTAACGCACGCCTTTTTCAAGGCGCTTTTGTTTCTCGGCGCGGGAAGCGTCATTCACTCCCTCGGCGGTGTTCAGGATATGGGGCGCATGGGCGGCCTCCGGCGGGCGATGCCCGTAACCGCGTGGACTTTTCTCGCGGGGACGCTCGCAATTTCGGGAGTTCCCTTCTTTGCCGGATTTTTCAGCAAAGACTCCATCCTCGCGGCGGTCTATGACGGCGGGTTCACTATTCACTGGGGCGCGGGCGTTCTCGCCGCCATGATGACGGCGTTTTACATGACGCGCGTGTATGTGCGGGTGTTTGAGGGCAGGCCGGGCGCGGATACCGCAGGGGCGCACGAGTCTCCGCCCGTGATGACCGTCCCGCTTGTGTGCCTCGCGCTGCTTTCGGTTTTCGGCGGCTTGCTTTCCGTTCCTCATTTTCTCTCCGGCGCGCTTCCGGTCGGAGAGGAGTTTCTCGCCCGTTTCCTTGAGCCGGTAACGGGGGCCGCCCCATACCATCAGGGCGGGCTGAGTCACTACGCGCTCGCGGTGGTTTCCACGGTCGTTGCGTTTGCGGGTGTCGCCTCCGCGCTTGTTGTTTACACGCGGGGGCGGGGCATTCGCGAAAGGGCGGAAAGAATTCCCTCCGTTATGGGGGCGAAGGGTTTTTCGCGCTCCGGTTTCCGGCTGGATGAGTTTTACAATTCGGTTTTTGTTGAGCCGTTCAAGCAATTTTCAAGGGATTTCGCCGCGTTTGACATATCCGTGGTTGACGGCGCGGTAAACGGCGCGGCGTGGCTGGCAAAGCGGCTCGCGGGTGTTTTCAGCCTGTTTCAGACCGGCCTTGCGAGGGCGT
Proteins encoded:
- a CDS encoding type II toxin-antitoxin system HicB family antitoxin, which produces MEQIKFDAVVWQEGDVFVSQCLDVDVASYGDTVEDALESLKEAVECHLSGVSDVDVILKNLPDLPFPPEN
- a CDS encoding type II toxin-antitoxin system HicB family antitoxin is translated as MKFNVTIGRDEDGIWVVECPSIPGCVSQGKTRGEALENVKEAIALCLEVRAEKGLSPTVETEQVEVAI
- a CDS encoding type II toxin-antitoxin system HicA family toxin; this translates as MSVLPSLSGKDVVRIFESFGWSVVRKRGSHIIMTKEGEVATLSVPNHKEIAKGTLRSLIRSSRLTIEEFLRQQ
- a CDS encoding NADH-quinone oxidoreductase subunit J: MPAESVFFYIFSTLALVGAAAVVLIPNTALAAVFLVLTLVSSAVLFAILDSHFMAIVQVLVYAGAIVVLFLFTVVFLNVKKSGLDFGPSHAAKKLTFLVPIAAAAGYFGWKLAPFAAPPVTGSGLDGGAAGVARLLLTEYVLAFEVTSILIVAAIIGTVAISRGRGG
- the nuoK gene encoding NADH-quinone oxidoreductase subunit NuoK — encoded protein: MSPEGYIGLGFALFAIGAYGVFTRKNILVVLMSVEIMLNAANLCLITFSRILEDGAGGILVLVSITVAAAEVALGLAFVVVINSALKSLNIDLVRSLRG
- the nuoL gene encoding NADH-quinone oxidoreductase subunit L, coding for MLYALLLAPLTGALINGLLISTGLLRRAARTSPEFEERASAIIASLSVLAAAVCAAVAAHGVYRGEALTLTLFEWFSSGSLSIAFSFVLDRLSAVMALVITFVGFLIHVYSAGYMKGDRATPRYFALLGLFVFFMLTLVLGSGFVVMFAGWEGVGFVSYLLIGFWFNDEEKARAGRKAFIVNRVGDFGFLLGMFLIFTMFGSLEFSDVFAAAPGAREGVLTAACLLLFFGAAGKSAQFPLHVWLPDAMAGPTPVSALIHAATMVTAGIYMVARCSALFSAAPVAQYVVLTVAVFTALGAACAALSQTDIKKALAYSTVSQLGFMFMAAGAGAGAVAVFHLVTHAFFKALLFLGAGSVIHSLGGVQDMGRMGGLRRAMPVTAWTFLAGTLAISGVPFFAGFFSKDSILAAVYDGGFTIHWGAGVLAAMMTAFYMTRVYVRVFEGRPGADTAGAHESPPVMTVPLVCLALLSVFGGLLSVPHFLSGALPVGEEFLARFLEPVTGAAPYHQGGLSHYALAVVSTVVAFAGVASALVVYTRGRGIRERAERIPSVMGAKGFSRSGFRLDEFYNSVFVEPFKQFSRDFAAFDISVVDGAVNGAAWLAKRLAGVFSLFQTGLARAYVAAMAAFVVALVFVALKV